The sequence below is a genomic window from Streptomyces sudanensis.
GGAATGCGCGGGCAAAGGATACGGAACGGAACGGTGGGGATGGATGTTTGCAGCCCTGAGTGAACACGACATCGCTCCCCGCACGGCCGCAGCGCGAGGCGGTACGGTGGGGCGTGAAGGATGCGGCTACGCGGTCCGAGGAGGGAGCCACCGATGATTCTGCTCCGTCGCCTGCTGGGTGACGTGCTGCGTCGGCAGCGCCAGCGTCAGGGCCGTACTCTGCGCGAAGTCTCCTCGTCCGCCCGAGTATCGCTCGGCTATCTCTCCGAGGTGGAGCGGGGGCAGAAGGAGGCGTCCTCCGAACTGCTCTCCGCGATCTGCGACGCGCTGGACGTACGGATGTCCGAGCTCATGCGGGAAGTGAGCGACGAGCTCTCGCTGGCGGAACTGGCGGAGTCGGCAGCGGCGAGCGAGCCGGTGCCCGCGCCGATGCGCCCGATGCTCA
It includes:
- a CDS encoding helix-turn-helix domain-containing protein — translated: MILLRRLLGDVLRRQRQRQGRTLREVSSSARVSLGYLSEVERGQKEASSELLSAICDALDVRMSELMREVSDELSLAELAESAAASEPVPAPMRPMLNSVSVTSVAGVPTERVTIKAPAEAVDVVAA